One segment of Candidatus Bathyanammoxibius amoris DNA contains the following:
- a CDS encoding tetratricopeptide repeat protein has translation MRLLLTFALAMLVHAPVWADTTMDEALKHFNSGNSYFKEGKFDDAIPEFEEAVRLNPRFAMAYSFLGACYVSKGKYGLAIRQVEEAIKLDPQEAGYHYNLGMVYVKKDQYELAIKPLEEAVRLNPKLAEARKVLDQLYKLRGQRTKEDK, from the coding sequence ATGAGATTATTGTTGACCTTTGCCCTGGCCATGCTGGTGCATGCTCCAGTGTGGGCTGATACTACTATGGACGAGGCCCTGAAACACTTCAACTCAGGCAACTCCTATTTTAAAGAGGGCAAGTTTGATGATGCAATACCTGAATTTGAAGAGGCCGTGCGGCTGAATCCCCGTTTCGCGATGGCATACAGCTTCCTGGGCGCATGTTACGTCAGTAAAGGCAAATACGGCCTGGCGATAAGACAGGTTGAGGAGGCAATAAAACTGGACCCCCAGGAGGCGGGGTACCACTATAACCTCGGTATGGTCTACGTGAAGAAGGACCAGTATGAGCTGGCTATAAAACCGCTTGAAGAGGCCGTGAGGCTCAACCCGAAGCTGGCGGAAGCACGGAAGGTATTGGATCAACTTTATAAGCTGCGAGGCCAGAGGACAAAAGAAGATAAATAA
- a CDS encoding toxin-antitoxin system YwqK family antitoxin, giving the protein MTLLAVVVVPFHGTACALPRTQYRDSETPTAERNYKPHRLEGPFMTYYANGQLKAELYTKSGILTGPGSVYYPNGQIKEKANYRNGRLHGMLKAYYKNGQLKEQGQFRDGTPVGFAKRFYDNGQLKAKYYMQDGKLEGELKEYYEDGQPKVVRNYEDGKLDGAFMAYYENGQPWIECNFKSGEKDGPAETYYRNGQLKEETNYKDARPDGDTKTYYENGNLKATRTYKGGVPEGPAKTYYENGLLKENTTYKDGKPHGIARIYHEGGGIHYIDTYLNGERLSRITHDEMGIITLNEDDAAE; this is encoded by the coding sequence GTGACCCTTCTGGCCGTAGTGGTGGTGCCCTTCCATGGTACCGCCTGCGCCCTGCCGCGCACGCAATACCGTGATAGCGAAACCCCGACGGCCGAAAGGAACTACAAACCACACAGGCTGGAAGGGCCCTTCATGACCTACTACGCAAACGGACAGCTAAAGGCGGAGCTTTACACAAAATCCGGCATACTTACCGGGCCGGGCAGCGTTTATTACCCGAACGGGCAGATAAAGGAAAAGGCTAATTACAGGAACGGCAGGCTTCATGGCATGTTGAAGGCCTATTATAAGAACGGACAGCTAAAGGAACAAGGACAGTTCAGAGACGGCACGCCCGTGGGATTTGCAAAAAGATTCTACGACAACGGACAACTGAAGGCAAAATATTACATGCAGGACGGCAAACTGGAAGGGGAACTCAAGGAATACTATGAGGACGGCCAGCCCAAGGTGGTGCGGAATTACGAGGATGGAAAACTTGATGGCGCCTTCATGGCATACTATGAAAACGGCCAGCCATGGATAGAATGTAATTTTAAAAGTGGAGAAAAAGACGGCCCGGCAGAGACTTACTACCGGAACGGACAACTAAAGGAAGAAACGAACTACAAAGACGCCAGACCGGATGGCGATACTAAAACCTACTACGAGAACGGGAATCTAAAGGCGACGCGCACCTACAAAGGCGGCGTACCCGAAGGGCCGGCTAAGACGTATTACGAGAACGGACTGCTAAAGGAAAACACAACCTACAAGGACGGTAAACCGCACGGCATTGCCAGGATTTACCACGAGGGCGGGGGCATACATTATATTGACACCTACCTAAACGGGGAAAGGCTGAGCCGGATTACACATGATGAGATGGGTATAATAACGTTAAACGAGGATGACGCCGCTGAATAA
- a CDS encoding glycosyltransferase family 9 protein, producing the protein MQCPEKILIVRLSAIGDVTHVLPALRCLRRQFPYAYIAWLVEDRTAGLLEGHPDLDEVIVFPRKKWRAGLFGPLNLLHTASAVNGFFRNELRSKNFDVAIDFQGNLKSGVMTYLSGALVRIGFAKGYCREYNHLFANRHVTPPNEAVHRVEKYLSLLRALGIDPAYKPSTINISPQDRDYITSSLEAYVKGPGPLVVIHPGSSDFGAFKRLPSESFIRLGDMLVAELDAKVVVTWGPGELDLANEIVSGMKEGAYLAPKTITLAQLAGVIVRSDLFISGDTGPMHLASVLGIPQVAIFGPKDPAIYGPYNEHSSVVRKDVECSPCSRRTCDDPICITAITHEEIFLAARKLLEKKIQIKNN; encoded by the coding sequence ATGCAGTGTCCGGAAAAGATACTTATAGTGCGCTTGAGCGCAATTGGAGACGTCACACACGTGCTCCCCGCGCTCAGATGCCTGCGGCGCCAGTTCCCGTACGCGTACATTGCCTGGCTGGTGGAGGACAGGACGGCGGGACTGCTGGAAGGACACCCGGACTTAGATGAAGTCATCGTATTCCCCAGAAAGAAGTGGCGTGCGGGCCTTTTTGGACCATTAAACCTGCTCCACACCGCCTCTGCGGTCAACGGCTTCTTCCGCAACGAACTCCGCAGCAAGAACTTTGACGTCGCCATAGACTTTCAAGGCAACCTGAAGAGCGGTGTCATGACCTACTTGAGCGGCGCCCTGGTGCGGATTGGATTCGCGAAGGGGTATTGTCGTGAGTATAACCATCTCTTTGCCAACCGGCACGTTACGCCCCCAAACGAGGCCGTACATCGCGTAGAAAAGTACCTCTCCCTGCTGAGGGCCCTGGGTATTGACCCGGCCTACAAGCCTTCCACCATCAACATCTCTCCTCAAGACAGGGACTATATCACAAGTTCTCTGGAGGCTTATGTCAAAGGGCCGGGCCCTCTTGTCGTGATCCATCCGGGGAGCAGTGACTTCGGGGCCTTCAAGCGCCTGCCCAGCGAGTCGTTCATACGCCTGGGTGATATGCTGGTAGCCGAACTGGACGCAAAGGTGGTTGTGACCTGGGGTCCCGGTGAACTGGACCTGGCGAACGAGATTGTATCCGGCATGAAAGAGGGCGCATATCTTGCGCCCAAGACTATTACCCTGGCGCAACTTGCGGGCGTCATTGTCCGGTCGGACTTGTTCATAAGCGGCGACACCGGCCCGATGCACCTGGCTTCGGTTCTGGGAATCCCCCAGGTGGCCATCTTCGGCCCAAAAGACCCGGCAATTTACGGACCTTATAACGAACACTCCAGCGTAGTCAGGAAGGACGTTGAATGCAGCCCGTGCTCCAGGCGCACCTGCGACGACCCCATTTGCATAACCGCCATCACGCACGAAGAAATCTTTCTTGCAGCAAGAAAACTGCTCGAAAAGAAGATACAGATAAAGAACAACTAA
- the plsY gene encoding glycerol-3-phosphate 1-O-acyltransferase PlsY, translating into MAADTPLAFIAGPLVSYLIGGIPFAYIVARLFGGLDIRREGSGNVGATNVGRVMGWRYGILVFLLDTAKGFMPVYLAIKYFGLGPAHPLIILCGAGAILGHTFPVYLGFKGGKAAATSVGVFLVLAPKPILGGILVWCVVLAITRYVSVGTMLGAVAFGTLCLYLNPDPFGEGRYLIAVSLTVSFLIILRHKGNIKRLLAGTEPRLGQDSTG; encoded by the coding sequence ATGGCCGCTGACACACCTCTGGCGTTTATTGCCGGTCCCTTAGTCTCGTACCTGATCGGGGGCATACCATTTGCCTATATAGTGGCCAGGCTGTTTGGCGGGCTGGACATCAGGCGGGAAGGCAGCGGCAACGTAGGCGCCACCAACGTCGGCAGGGTAATGGGCTGGCGCTACGGCATATTGGTATTTCTGCTCGACACAGCTAAAGGGTTCATGCCGGTATATCTTGCCATAAAATATTTTGGCCTCGGTCCCGCCCATCCGCTTATCATACTGTGCGGCGCCGGTGCCATCCTGGGGCATACCTTCCCGGTATATCTGGGTTTCAAGGGTGGCAAGGCGGCGGCCACCAGCGTGGGTGTGTTCCTGGTTCTCGCGCCAAAACCCATCCTGGGCGGAATACTGGTGTGGTGTGTGGTACTGGCAATCACACGGTACGTCTCCGTTGGAACCATGCTGGGCGCGGTAGCATTCGGCACCCTGTGTCTGTATCTCAATCCCGACCCGTTTGGAGAGGGCAGGTACCTCATCGCCGTATCGCTCACCGTATCCTTCCTGATTATCCTGCGGCATAAGGGAAACATCAAAAGGCTCCTCGCCGGCACGGAACCACGGCTGGGACAGGATAGTACCGGCTAG
- a CDS encoding sigma-70 family RNA polymerase sigma factor: MRDISRDIIIQASKGDMNAFERIYKSTSGFVYNVAHRIVNNRDDAEEVAQEVFLTIYRTLKGFRFQASLRTWIYRITVNAAINYSRKRSKKDNAAAEYSENLKRPGMDDELEEKIDKEHREKIVSSMLKILNPEQRACVVLRNIECLSYQEIAEVLDININTVRSRLKRAREQLMAHARYRGVKNEL; encoded by the coding sequence ATGCGGGATATATCCAGAGATATCATCATACAGGCGTCAAAAGGCGATATGAATGCCTTTGAGCGGATATACAAATCAACGTCCGGCTTTGTATACAACGTGGCCCACCGGATAGTAAATAATAGAGACGACGCGGAGGAGGTTGCACAGGAGGTATTTCTCACAATATACCGCACGCTCAAGGGCTTTCGCTTTCAGGCCTCTCTCAGGACCTGGATATACAGGATTACCGTCAACGCCGCAATCAACTATTCCAGAAAAAGATCAAAGAAGGACAACGCAGCGGCCGAATACAGTGAGAATCTGAAGAGGCCGGGCATGGATGATGAACTGGAAGAAAAGATTGACAAAGAACATCGGGAAAAGATTGTTAGTTCCATGTTGAAAATCCTTAACCCCGAACAAAGGGCCTGTGTGGTATTAAGGAATATTGAATGCCTGAGTTATCAAGAGATTGCTGAGGTCTTGGACATAAATATCAATACGGTGCGTTCCAGACTTAAAAGGGCAAGAGAACAATTAATGGCGCATGCAAGATACAGAGGTGTTAAAAATGAACTGTGA
- a CDS encoding zf-HC2 domain-containing protein, translated as MNCDKVQELLLTDYPDGEITVDTREQVERHLFACARCREFERAARQTAFEPFKDAEGIPPPESLWYRIKDTIAEERDKQSSANVFTRLKRSFSIKRPVFVLSTAMLILIIAASVTTLLMSHRQSNPQDVVNDYLEEQIQYLAYFDEENGGTNMDYVVNIEDYFSSE; from the coding sequence ATGAACTGTGACAAGGTACAAGAACTACTCCTCACTGATTATCCGGACGGCGAGATTACTGTAGATACGCGGGAACAGGTGGAAAGGCATCTGTTTGCCTGCGCACGCTGTCGGGAGTTTGAGAGAGCAGCCAGGCAAACGGCCTTTGAACCGTTTAAGGACGCGGAGGGCATCCCTCCGCCTGAGTCGCTCTGGTACCGGATAAAAGATACAATCGCAGAAGAGAGGGACAAACAGTCCTCAGCGAACGTTTTTACGAGGCTAAAACGTTCATTTTCCATTAAGAGACCCGTATTTGTTTTATCCACAGCCATGCTGATTCTAATTATAGCCGCGTCTGTAACAACATTACTGATGTCCCACCGACAGTCAAACCCTCAAGATGTTGTTAATGATTATCTGGAGGAGCAAATTCAGTACCTGGCATATTTCGATGAGGAAAACGGTGGTACTAATATGGATTATGTGGTTAACATAGAGGACTATTTTTCTTCAGAATGA
- a CDS encoding response regulator — MEDNPDDVALTMRALKQNNILNEVVVAEDGVEALDYLFGTGAHTGRDTRDMPQLILLDLKLPKIDGLEVLQRIREDERTKLLPVVVLTTSSEQKDMLCSYKLNANSYVRKPVDFAQFTEAVRQLELYWLLINEPPPS; from the coding sequence GTGGAAGACAACCCTGATGACGTGGCGCTGACCATGCGCGCGCTCAAGCAGAACAACATCCTGAACGAGGTTGTGGTAGCGGAGGACGGCGTCGAGGCGCTGGATTATCTGTTCGGGACCGGCGCGCACACCGGGCGCGACACAAGAGATATGCCGCAGCTCATCTTACTGGACCTGAAGTTGCCGAAGATAGACGGTTTGGAAGTGTTGCAGCGGATACGTGAGGATGAACGGACCAAGCTCCTTCCCGTGGTAGTGCTCACTACGTCCAGCGAGCAGAAAGACATGCTCTGCAGCTACAAGTTGAACGCAAACAGCTACGTCCGCAAGCCGGTGGATTTTGCACAGTTTACGGAAGCGGTCAGGCAGCTGGAATTATACTGGCTCCTCATAAACGAACCACCACCGTCGTGA
- a CDS encoding ATP-binding protein — MEKMPSKNHARPDTGSAGRKRNPFQSIKAKLLIFTLCISLIPIVLISTLGYIHARRTLKEETLHRLTTVAESRKAHLEAFMEGKKERTIDFSSDEFIKDSLDKIRLGGPGKDDTATALSKHLLENKKPLDPYLKEIEVVDLNGRVVASTHEALIGNVMSNHDVAYTKTVDKNYAETYFGSPHYTPYLEANSICIAAPISARGSDEPSGVLINHYDMVFLNEIAGNRAGLGETGEVLLGNKTGDEIKFLSPLLYAPDAPLTLSIPVDSTGAEPMRLALEGKSGALIAPDYRDVTVLAAYQSIPSLGWGLVAKIDESEAFAPVKMIGLLALIVGLVSVAAVVSVAFLFAASTSRPIKRLRDATRRFTEGDLGQRVNISRRDEIGDLADSFNTMAGELSTEITAHEYAEEQLRKQRDYLRKTSDALAAANKELEAFCYSVSHDLRAPLRSIDGFSKALVEDYAEKLDETAQDYITRVRLASQRMAQLIEDLLNLSRVTRNELHHERVDLSAMAQTVAAELQKTQPERQVEFVIKDGLVADGDERLLRVVLVNLLGNAWKFTGKCERPRIEFGFTEHKGEPAYFVRDNGAGFDTAYTSKLFGAFQRLHAATEYEGTGIGLATVQRIIHRHGGHVWAEGAVGKGATFYFTL; from the coding sequence ATGGAAAAGATGCCCTCGAAAAATCACGCCAGGCCGGATACCGGCTCAGCGGGTCGAAAGCGAAACCCGTTCCAGTCGATAAAGGCCAAACTGCTAATCTTTACACTCTGCATCTCGCTCATACCCATCGTCTTAATCTCCACCCTGGGCTACATCCATGCGAGGAGGACGCTGAAGGAAGAGACGCTGCACCGGTTGACGACGGTCGCGGAGTCGAGAAAGGCTCACCTTGAGGCCTTTATGGAGGGCAAGAAGGAAAGAACCATAGACTTCAGTTCTGACGAGTTTATAAAAGACAGCCTTGATAAAATTAGGCTTGGAGGACCTGGTAAGGACGATACCGCCACTGCCCTGAGTAAACATCTATTAGAGAACAAGAAACCGCTTGACCCCTATCTTAAGGAAATAGAAGTCGTGGACCTGAACGGCAGGGTAGTTGCATCCACACATGAGGCGCTAATTGGAAATGTAATGTCCAACCATGATGTAGCATATACGAAAACCGTGGATAAAAACTACGCTGAAACCTATTTTGGCAGCCCGCACTACACGCCCTACCTGGAAGCGAATTCCATTTGTATTGCCGCGCCTATTAGCGCCAGGGGGAGTGACGAGCCGTCAGGCGTCCTCATCAACCACTATGATATGGTATTTCTAAATGAGATTGCAGGCAACCGCGCCGGGCTGGGTGAGACCGGAGAGGTGTTGCTGGGGAATAAGACGGGGGATGAGATCAAATTCCTCTCACCCCTGCTGTATGCGCCTGATGCACCGCTGACGCTGAGTATCCCGGTGGATTCTACCGGGGCCGAGCCCATGAGACTGGCATTGGAGGGGAAGAGCGGGGCGCTCATAGCCCCTGATTACAGGGACGTTACGGTACTGGCCGCATATCAAAGCATCCCCTCCCTGGGCTGGGGGCTTGTTGCGAAGATAGACGAGTCAGAGGCCTTTGCCCCGGTAAAGATGATAGGCCTCTTAGCGCTTATAGTAGGCCTGGTCAGTGTCGCGGCGGTTGTCAGCGTGGCATTCTTATTTGCCGCTTCGACGTCAAGGCCCATCAAGAGGCTAAGGGACGCAACAAGGCGGTTTACGGAAGGGGACCTGGGGCAGAGAGTAAACATATCCCGTCGAGATGAGATTGGCGACCTGGCCGACAGCTTCAATACTATGGCCGGGGAACTTTCCACGGAAATCACAGCGCACGAGTACGCCGAGGAACAGCTCAGGAAGCAACGCGACTATCTCAGAAAGACGAGCGATGCGCTGGCGGCCGCGAACAAGGAGCTGGAGGCCTTCTGCTACTCGGTCTCTCATGACCTGCGCGCGCCGTTACGGAGCATCGACGGATTCAGCAAGGCGCTTGTGGAGGACTACGCCGAGAAGCTCGACGAGACGGCACAGGACTACATTACCCGTGTGCGGCTGGCCAGCCAGCGTATGGCACAACTTATTGAGGATTTACTTAACCTGTCACGAGTAACGCGCAACGAGCTGCATCATGAGAGGGTTGACCTGAGCGCGATGGCGCAAACCGTAGCCGCCGAGCTTCAGAAGACACAACCCGAACGGCAGGTGGAGTTCGTTATAAAGGACGGTCTTGTCGCAGACGGGGACGAGAGACTGCTGCGGGTGGTACTTGTGAACCTGCTGGGAAACGCCTGGAAATTTACTGGAAAGTGTGAACGTCCAAGAATAGAATTCGGTTTTACAGAGCATAAAGGTGAGCCTGCATATTTCGTGCGCGACAACGGCGCGGGTTTCGATACGGCCTACACCAGTAAACTATTCGGAGCTTTCCAGCGGCTTCATGCCGCAACAGAGTATGAGGGTACGGGTATCGGACTCGCCACCGTGCAACGGATAATCCACCGGCACGGCGGCCATGTCTGGGCTGAGGGCGCAGTAGGAAAGGGGGCCACGTTCTATTTTACGCTTTAA
- the hemB gene encoding porphobilinogen synthase gives MPITLSGEYCHMLFPGYRPRRLRGGKTIRRLVRETDLSINDLVMPLFVRPGKGVKKEIPSMKGNYQMSVDVLAKEAVELEKLGIPGVILFGIPEAKNPQGTGAYAGNGIVQEAVAALKEKTKDILIITDVCLCEYTDHGHCGHIVKDEHTGQFDVDNDATLELLKKTALSHAKAGADMVAPSDMMDGRVGAIRQALDDAGYQNVPIMSYAAKYASSFFGPFRDAAESPPKFGDRRTYQMDPANAREALREVAIDIEEGADIVMVKPALPYLDIIRLIKDEFSHPLAAYSVSGEFSMIKAAAQMGWLDEKETALEILTSIKRAGADIIITYWAKDAAGWLK, from the coding sequence TTGCCGATTACTTTAAGCGGGGAATACTGTCACATGCTGTTTCCAGGCTACCGTCCCAGAAGACTTCGCGGCGGTAAAACCATCAGAAGGCTGGTCAGGGAGACAGACCTCAGCATAAACGACCTGGTAATGCCCCTCTTCGTCAGGCCCGGTAAGGGCGTGAAGAAGGAAATACCCTCCATGAAGGGCAACTATCAGATGTCCGTCGACGTCCTGGCAAAGGAGGCCGTGGAGCTTGAAAAGCTGGGCATCCCCGGTGTTATTCTTTTTGGAATCCCAGAGGCAAAAAACCCCCAGGGCACCGGCGCCTATGCCGGGAACGGCATAGTGCAGGAGGCGGTAGCGGCCCTGAAGGAGAAGACAAAGGACATACTGATAATCACGGACGTCTGTCTGTGCGAGTATACTGACCACGGTCACTGCGGCCACATAGTGAAAGACGAGCATACGGGGCAGTTTGACGTTGATAACGACGCCACGCTTGAACTCCTTAAGAAGACCGCGCTGTCGCATGCAAAGGCCGGCGCCGACATGGTCGCTCCCAGTGACATGATGGACGGCCGTGTAGGGGCGATAAGGCAGGCTTTAGACGACGCAGGTTACCAGAACGTCCCTATAATGTCGTACGCCGCCAAATACGCCTCATCGTTTTTCGGCCCCTTCAGGGACGCCGCTGAATCGCCGCCGAAGTTCGGGGACAGGCGCACCTACCAGATGGACCCGGCTAACGCGCGGGAGGCGCTCCGCGAAGTCGCTATAGACATCGAAGAAGGCGCCGATATCGTTATGGTAAAGCCGGCATTACCCTATCTTGACATCATCCGCCTGATAAAAGACGAGTTCAGCCATCCCTTGGCGGCATACAGCGTCAGCGGTGAATTCTCGATGATAAAGGCCGCCGCCCAGATGGGCTGGCTTGACGAGAAGGAGACGGCCCTTGAAATCCTTACGTCTATCAAGAGGGCAGGTGCTGATATAATCATCACCTACTGGGCGAAGGACGCCGCAGGCTGGCTGAAGTAA
- a CDS encoding site-2 protease family protein yields MELLKKYRINIILFICTAATTYLVNGPYYSMAIMTILLSHEMGHFVMCRRHGVEATAPFFIPVPFPPFGTFGAVIRMKGYIPSKKALFDIGASGPLAGMVFAVPAVIIGLTLSEVRAVPAAGDTQYLGLGEPILFTWLAGLVIGDVPEGFDIYLHPVAFAGWAGLFVTALNLLPIGQLDGGHIIYALLGKKSQLVYKLGIFAFCFIAVFYYPGWILFCLLLLVFGFRHPAPMDEATGLDMRRKLLGLAMLVLFVLCFTPFPLEFEAP; encoded by the coding sequence ATGGAGCTCTTGAAGAAATACCGAATCAACATAATCCTCTTCATTTGTACCGCAGCGACTACTTACCTGGTTAACGGCCCTTATTACTCAATGGCCATAATGACCATACTGCTGTCCCATGAGATGGGTCATTTCGTGATGTGCAGGAGGCATGGGGTGGAGGCGACGGCGCCCTTTTTTATACCGGTTCCCTTTCCGCCCTTCGGCACGTTTGGCGCGGTTATTAGGATGAAGGGCTACATTCCCAGCAAGAAGGCGCTTTTTGACATAGGGGCGTCCGGCCCGCTGGCCGGGATGGTCTTTGCCGTTCCCGCCGTTATAATTGGTCTCACCCTTTCAGAGGTGCGCGCGGTGCCTGCCGCCGGAGATACACAGTATCTGGGGCTTGGTGAGCCGATACTGTTTACCTGGCTTGCGGGGCTTGTAATCGGAGATGTGCCTGAGGGGTTTGACATATATCTCCATCCGGTCGCCTTTGCGGGCTGGGCCGGGCTGTTTGTGACCGCCTTAAATCTGCTGCCTATAGGGCAACTTGACGGCGGCCATATCATCTATGCCCTGTTAGGAAAAAAGAGCCAGTTAGTCTACAAGCTGGGCATTTTTGCGTTCTGTTTTATAGCGGTGTTTTATTATCCGGGATGGATACTGTTTTGCCTGCTGTTGCTTGTATTTGGCTTTCGTCACCCCGCGCCCATGGACGAGGCTACCGGTCTTGACATGAGAAGAAAGCTCCTGGGTCTGGCCATGCTCGTCTTGTTCGTGCTGTGTTTCACGCCCTTTCCGCTGGAATTTGAGGCACCCTGA